In Streptomyces qaidamensis, one DNA window encodes the following:
- a CDS encoding LuxR C-terminal-related transcriptional regulator codes for MSDPTEANGTAGPAEAAGGPGRRVRVVLVDDHRMFRTGVQAEIGQTEQTGVEVVGEAADVDQAVTVITATRPEVVLLDVHLPGGGGVEVLRRCAPLMGDTEQPVRFLALSVSDAAEDVIGVIRGGARGYVTKTITGTDLVNSIFRVQEGDAVFSPRLAGFVLDAFASTDAPPVDEDLDRLTQREREVLRLIARGYAYKEIAKQLYISVKTVESHVSAVLRKLQLSNRHELTRWATARRLV; via the coding sequence ATGAGCGACCCGACCGAGGCGAACGGTACGGCGGGACCGGCGGAGGCGGCCGGCGGACCGGGGCGCCGTGTGCGCGTGGTCCTCGTGGACGACCACCGTATGTTCCGTACGGGGGTCCAGGCCGAGATCGGGCAGACCGAGCAGACCGGTGTCGAGGTCGTCGGCGAGGCCGCGGACGTCGACCAAGCGGTCACGGTGATCACCGCGACCCGGCCCGAGGTGGTCCTCCTCGACGTGCACCTGCCGGGCGGTGGCGGCGTCGAAGTGCTGCGCCGCTGTGCCCCGTTGATGGGCGACACCGAGCAGCCGGTCCGTTTCCTGGCGCTGTCCGTGTCGGACGCGGCGGAGGACGTGATCGGCGTGATCCGCGGCGGCGCCCGCGGGTACGTCACCAAGACGATCACCGGCACGGACCTCGTGAACTCCATCTTCCGTGTCCAGGAGGGCGACGCCGTCTTCTCGCCCCGGCTGGCCGGGTTCGTCCTGGACGCCTTCGCCTCCACGGACGCACCGCCGGTCGACGAGGACCTGGACCGCCTGACCCAGCGCGAACGCGAGGTGCTGCGGCTCATCGCCCGGGGCTACGCGTACAAGGAGATCGCCAAGCAGTTGTACATCTCCGTGAAGACCGTCGAGTCGCACGTCTCGGCGGTCCTGCGCAAGCTCCAGCTCTCCAACCGGCACGAGCTGACGCGCTGGGCGACGGCTCGCCGGCTCGTCTGA
- a CDS encoding ATP-binding protein — MSEAAAAPLAEPRPPRKLYRSSDGRWLGGAARGLAGHLGLPVIWVRLVFVGLFMADGLGALLYAAFWFFVPLGVGGVEAQKPPSPPAAETSPDGRRRRVARRPDKGQIVALLLMVVVAMVFVGNVNLSGGVRAYLWPTVLVGAGVALVWRQADNARRARWVEVGRRRRTVTLLRSVGGVLLVTAGVSGIFVLQGSAAHLGSVLQAALAVLVGITLLAGPYLVRMTQDLSEERLMRIRAQERAEVAAHVHDSVLHTLTLIQRNAENANEVRRLARAQERDLRTWLYKPEGTGKDEADEPTTLADAVRRNAAEVEDKHGVPIEVVVVGDCPLDERIAAQMQAAREAMVNAAKYGGEGGAVQVFAEVEGKTVFVSVRDRGPGFDLDSIPADRMGVRESIIGRMERNGGTARLRAVPDGGTEVELEMERAEKTS, encoded by the coding sequence ATGTCGGAAGCCGCAGCAGCGCCACTCGCCGAACCGCGGCCGCCGCGCAAGCTCTACCGCAGCAGTGACGGACGCTGGCTCGGGGGCGCGGCGCGGGGCCTCGCCGGGCACCTCGGGCTGCCCGTGATCTGGGTACGGCTCGTCTTCGTCGGCCTGTTCATGGCCGACGGCCTCGGTGCGCTGCTGTACGCCGCGTTCTGGTTCTTCGTCCCGCTCGGCGTCGGCGGTGTCGAGGCACAGAAGCCGCCGTCGCCGCCGGCCGCGGAGACCTCGCCCGACGGCCGCCGCAGACGCGTCGCGCGCAGGCCCGACAAGGGCCAGATCGTGGCCCTGCTCCTCATGGTCGTGGTGGCCATGGTCTTCGTGGGCAACGTGAACCTCAGCGGGGGAGTAAGGGCGTACCTCTGGCCGACGGTGCTCGTCGGCGCGGGCGTCGCCCTGGTCTGGCGGCAGGCGGACAACGCCCGCCGGGCCCGCTGGGTCGAGGTCGGCCGCCGTCGGCGCACGGTCACGCTGCTGCGCTCGGTGGGCGGCGTGCTGCTGGTGACGGCCGGCGTCTCCGGCATCTTCGTCCTCCAGGGTTCCGCGGCCCACCTCGGCTCCGTCCTCCAGGCGGCCCTCGCGGTCCTCGTCGGCATAACGCTCCTCGCCGGGCCGTATCTGGTGCGCATGACGCAGGACCTCTCCGAGGAGCGTTTGATGCGCATCCGTGCCCAGGAGCGCGCGGAGGTCGCCGCCCATGTGCACGACTCGGTGCTGCACACCCTCACGCTCATCCAGCGCAACGCGGAGAACGCGAACGAGGTCCGCCGCCTGGCCCGTGCCCAGGAGCGCGACCTGCGCACCTGGCTCTACAAACCCGAAGGCACCGGCAAGGACGAGGCCGACGAACCCACCACCCTCGCCGACGCCGTGCGGCGCAACGCGGCCGAGGTGGAGGACAAGCACGGCGTGCCCATCGAGGTCGTGGTCGTCGGCGACTGCCCGCTCGACGAGAGGATCGCCGCACAGATGCAGGCCGCGCGGGAAGCAATGGTGAACGCCGCCAAGTACGGTGGCGAGGGCGGCGCCGTGCAGGTCTTCGCCGAGGTCGAGGGGAAGACGGTCTTCGTGTCCGTCCGGGACCGCGGCCCCGGCTTCGACCTCGACTCGATACCCGCCGACCGGATGGGTGTCAGGGAATCGATCATCGGCCGCATGGAGCGCAACGGCGGTACGGCGCGGCTGCGCGCGGTGCCGGACGGCGGCACGGAGGTCGAGCTGGAAATGGAGAGGGCGGAGAAGACGTCATGA
- a CDS encoding ABC transporter ATP-binding protein, which translates to MVTQSIAGQAIRVRGLEKSYGKLEVLRGVDFDVARGNIFALLGSNGAGKTTTVRILATLLKADAGTATVHDCDVATQPAKVRESISLTGQFAAVDEILSGWENLVLVARLRHLKDPGAIADDLLRRFSLTDAGSRKVSTYSGGMRRRLDIAMSLIGNPSVIFLDEPTAGLDPEARIEVWHAVKELAGHGTTVLLTTQYLDEAEQLADRIAILHQGRIIVNGTLAELKQLFPPAKVEYVEKQPTLEEIFLSVIGGSDKSDVTGTTTGGQG; encoded by the coding sequence ATGGTGACCCAATCGATCGCCGGTCAGGCAATTCGCGTGCGGGGTCTGGAGAAGTCGTACGGGAAGCTCGAAGTGCTGCGCGGCGTGGACTTCGACGTGGCACGGGGCAACATCTTCGCCCTGCTCGGCTCCAACGGGGCGGGCAAAACCACGACCGTGAGGATCCTCGCCACGCTCCTGAAGGCCGACGCGGGGACAGCCACCGTCCATGACTGCGACGTCGCCACGCAACCGGCGAAGGTGCGGGAGTCCATCAGCCTCACCGGGCAGTTCGCGGCCGTCGACGAGATCCTCAGCGGTTGGGAGAACCTCGTACTCGTCGCCAGGCTGCGCCACCTCAAGGACCCGGGCGCGATCGCGGATGACCTGCTGAGGCGTTTCTCGCTGACCGACGCCGGCTCGCGAAAGGTGTCCACGTATTCGGGTGGGATGCGCCGCCGGCTGGACATCGCGATGAGCCTCATCGGAAATCCGTCCGTGATCTTCCTGGACGAGCCGACGGCCGGACTCGACCCCGAGGCGCGCATCGAGGTGTGGCATGCCGTCAAGGAGCTCGCCGGCCATGGAACGACGGTGCTGCTCACCACGCAGTACCTGGACGAGGCCGAGCAGCTCGCCGACCGGATCGCGATCCTCCACCAGGGGCGAATCATCGTGAACGGCACCCTCGCCGAACTCAAGCAGCTCTTCCCGCCCGCCAAGGTCGAGTACGTCGAGAAGCAGCCGACTCTGGAGGAGATCTTCCTCTCGGTCATCGGCGGCAGCGACAAGAGCGACGTCACTGGCACGACAACTGGGGGACAAGGATGA
- a CDS encoding MerR family transcriptional regulator, with product MLTISQLAAYAGVTVRAVRHYHKVGLLPEPERDRSGYRTYDAAAVVRLIRIRTLADAGVPLARVQELLDADPDEFAGGVQEIDKDLRAEIRRLQDTRSRLARLAAGEHLALPQSVVGYLDRLRGLGVGERYIELERDAWIMIAAQVPDLIDSVIAKKHEELDDPDMVRLYSFFTGEPDWQVGDPRIVEVADILERLMIRAVEAGEVGADGFDDQFVALMDSTMLESAPGAELVLAILKERGWSGWTRIERVPADRLNTARDRTR from the coding sequence ATGCTCACCATCAGCCAGCTTGCGGCGTACGCCGGGGTGACGGTGCGGGCGGTACGCCATTACCACAAGGTTGGGCTGCTGCCCGAGCCCGAGCGCGACCGGTCCGGGTACCGGACCTACGATGCCGCCGCGGTCGTGCGACTGATCCGGATCCGCACCCTGGCTGATGCAGGCGTGCCGCTGGCCAGAGTGCAGGAACTACTCGACGCCGACCCGGACGAGTTCGCCGGCGGTGTCCAGGAGATCGACAAGGATCTGCGCGCCGAGATCCGGCGGCTGCAGGACACCCGGAGCCGACTCGCCCGGCTCGCCGCCGGAGAACACCTGGCGCTTCCGCAGAGCGTCGTGGGCTACCTCGACCGGCTGCGCGGCCTCGGCGTCGGGGAGCGGTACATCGAGCTGGAGCGGGACGCCTGGATCATGATCGCCGCGCAGGTGCCGGACCTGATCGACTCCGTGATCGCCAAGAAACACGAGGAGCTGGACGACCCCGACATGGTGAGGCTCTACAGCTTCTTCACCGGGGAGCCCGACTGGCAGGTCGGCGATCCACGGATCGTCGAGGTCGCCGACATCCTGGAGCGCCTGATGATTCGCGCCGTGGAGGCCGGCGAGGTGGGTGCCGACGGCTTCGACGATCAGTTCGTCGCCCTGATGGACTCAACCATGCTTGAGTCCGCACCGGGCGCCGAACTGGTGTTGGCGATTCTGAAGGAGCGTGGCTGGAGTGGCTGGACCCGCATCGAGCGAGTGCCTGCTGACAGACTCAACACTGCCAGGGACCGGACACGCTAG
- a CDS encoding NACHT domain-containing protein: protein MIISVVLCVGGFWWTVLALRRQGDLTHTDTAGVLSFLPGLVGAVFGGWGFAAAMRALRAQRAAEAAAVDLDRVAEQLAVAVKVQWEAEEAVRRVNDPGPLPVAWRAAEADVAEPWPTLVGLARAWPGGPPGTPSLWPADAAGLAGRDGQIGEVFYDWVPTRRLVILGEPGAGKSVVLIRLLRHIIETRTPSEPVPVLFSLSSWNPQKQTLKAWLADQLRRAYPALCATATRGDGSDDLTQALLDAGRILPLLDGLDELSQVWHSTAIDALNRALPAKQPLVVACRADSYREALTYPGGMVRLNGAAAIELLPLERDVAAAYLQRDAGGPHIPAAERWDAVIALLGTDSPVGQALSTPLGLFLARTIYNPRPQPSTVTAPSAPHPDELCNMAFPDRAAVNTHLFQAFIPAAYTPHQEHPSRWTVKQARDTFVLLAQILRDSPNIDWWILPGAIPQYIHRLVFAIAFGIAFGTAGGLALGPAFGIAFGPAAALACWSGDSFSDDVSEEVNAMFLWGDSSLSPGEVLALVPGVGIVGGLLYGVVAGIAGGVSLGIASAVAYVLVYGLAFGLNGRTERARFAIARTYLAVRRGTPWNLMAFLQDAHAKRGVLRQVGEAYQFRHIELQRHLAQQQI from the coding sequence GTGATCATCAGTGTTGTCCTGTGTGTGGGCGGGTTTTGGTGGACCGTGCTTGCCCTGAGGCGACAGGGGGACCTGACCCATACCGACACGGCAGGGGTGCTGTCCTTCCTGCCCGGCTTGGTCGGAGCCGTGTTCGGAGGCTGGGGGTTTGCAGCCGCCATGCGGGCGCTACGTGCTCAGCGCGCCGCCGAGGCGGCCGCCGTGGATTTGGACCGGGTCGCTGAGCAACTGGCGGTGGCGGTCAAGGTCCAGTGGGAGGCCGAGGAGGCTGTGCGCCGGGTCAATGACCCCGGCCCACTGCCCGTCGCCTGGCGAGCCGCCGAGGCCGATGTGGCCGAGCCGTGGCCGACGCTGGTGGGCTTGGCGCGCGCCTGGCCGGGCGGGCCTCCCGGCACCCCCTCTCTGTGGCCCGCCGATGCTGCCGGACTGGCCGGGCGGGACGGGCAGATCGGGGAGGTGTTCTATGACTGGGTGCCCACTCGCCGCCTGGTGATCCTGGGCGAGCCGGGCGCCGGTAAGAGTGTTGTACTCATCCGCCTGCTGCGGCACATCATCGAGACCCGCACCCCCAGCGAACCCGTGCCTGTGCTGTTCTCCCTCTCCTCCTGGAATCCTCAAAAGCAGACGTTGAAGGCCTGGCTCGCCGACCAGCTACGCCGCGCCTACCCCGCCCTGTGCGCCACCGCCACCCGCGGTGACGGATCCGATGACCTGACTCAGGCGTTGCTGGACGCTGGCCGTATCCTGCCGCTCCTCGACGGCCTCGACGAGCTCTCCCAGGTCTGGCACTCCACCGCAATCGATGCCCTCAACCGGGCCCTTCCCGCGAAACAGCCCCTAGTCGTGGCCTGCCGCGCTGACTCCTACCGGGAGGCCCTGACCTACCCGGGAGGCATGGTCCGTCTCAACGGCGCCGCCGCCATCGAACTCCTTCCCCTCGAACGGGACGTCGCGGCCGCCTATCTGCAACGGGATGCTGGCGGCCCGCACATTCCGGCAGCCGAGCGGTGGGATGCCGTGATCGCGCTTTTGGGCACCGATTCCCCGGTCGGGCAGGCGCTGAGCACCCCGCTGGGTCTGTTCCTGGCCCGCACCATCTATAACCCCCGCCCCCAGCCCAGCACCGTCACTGCACCGTCGGCCCCGCATCCGGACGAACTGTGCAACATGGCATTCCCCGACCGCGCCGCGGTGAACACACACCTGTTCCAGGCATTCATCCCCGCCGCCTATACCCCCCACCAGGAGCACCCATCTCGCTGGACCGTCAAGCAGGCCCGCGACACCTTCGTCCTCCTCGCCCAAATCCTGCGAGACAGCCCAAACATCGACTGGTGGATCCTCCCCGGCGCCATCCCCCAGTACATCCACCGGCTCGTGTTCGCAATCGCCTTCGGGATCGCCTTCGGGACCGCGGGTGGGCTCGCGCTCGGGCCGGCGTTCGGGATTGCGTTCGGGCCCGCGGCCGCGCTCGCATGCTGGTCCGGCGACTCGTTCAGTGACGACGTCAGCGAGGAAGTGAACGCGATGTTCCTGTGGGGCGACTCCTCGCTCAGCCCTGGGGAGGTTTTAGCGTTGGTGCCCGGGGTCGGGATCGTAGGCGGGCTCTTGTACGGGGTCGTTGCCGGGATCGCAGGCGGCGTCTCGCTTGGGATCGCGAGCGCGGTCGCATACGTCCTCGTCTACGGCCTCGCGTTCGGGTTGAACGGGCGGACGGAACGGGCGCGCTTCGCCATAGCGCGTACGTACCTGGCTGTGCGTCGCGGCACGCCGTGGAACCTGATGGCATTCCTGCAGGACGCGCACGCAAAGCGCGGCGTGCTGCGGCAGGTCGGGGAGGCGTACCAGTTCCGGCATATCGAGCTGCAGCGCCATCTCGCCCAGCAACAGATCTGA
- a CDS encoding ABC transporter permease, translating into MTTYFFSDTAALTGRTLRHVTRSMDTIITTVITPVAMMLMFVYVFGGAIDTGSVSYVNYMLPGILLMTIASGISYTAYRLFTDVKSGIFERFQSMPIARSGVLWAHVVTSLVANLIALVLVVGVALLMGFRSGAGVSAWLAVAGILLLFTLALTWLAVIPGLSASSVEGAGAFAYPLIFLPFVSSAFVPTKTMPGPVRWFAENQPVTSIVNTIRSLFAQRPVGDDIWTALAWCVGILAVAYVFAMAAYRRKIA; encoded by the coding sequence ATGACCACGTACTTCTTCAGCGACACTGCCGCGCTCACGGGGCGGACCTTGCGCCATGTCACACGCAGCATGGACACCATCATCACGACCGTCATCACGCCGGTCGCCATGATGCTGATGTTCGTCTACGTGTTCGGCGGCGCCATTGATACCGGGTCGGTTTCGTACGTGAACTACATGCTGCCCGGCATCCTGCTCATGACCATCGCATCGGGCATCTCCTACACGGCATACCGGCTGTTCACCGATGTGAAGAGCGGGATCTTCGAGCGATTCCAGTCCATGCCGATCGCGCGGTCAGGTGTGCTGTGGGCCCATGTCGTCACCTCTCTGGTCGCCAACCTGATCGCGCTCGTGCTCGTCGTGGGCGTCGCTCTACTCATGGGCTTCCGCTCAGGGGCAGGAGTGTCGGCATGGCTCGCGGTCGCCGGCATCTTGCTCTTGTTCACTCTGGCGCTGACCTGGCTCGCCGTGATCCCCGGGCTCTCCGCGTCGTCGGTCGAGGGAGCGGGCGCGTTCGCCTACCCGCTCATCTTCCTGCCGTTCGTCAGCTCGGCGTTCGTGCCCACAAAGACGATGCCCGGCCCGGTGCGCTGGTTCGCCGAGAACCAGCCGGTGACGTCGATCGTCAACACGATCCGCAGCCTGTTCGCCCAGCGGCCGGTCGGCGACGACATCTGGACCGCGCTCGCGTGGTGTGTGGGCATCCTCGCCGTGGCGTACGTCTTCGCGATGGCCGCCTATCGCCGGAAGATCGCCTGA
- a CDS encoding C40 family peptidase has protein sequence MAAHRKPRQRSMGGGKARTAVTIALAGAATATGLDGTGHAEPQLTPGQVKAKVDKLYQEAEVATEKYNGAKEKAEAAGQRLKSLQDQAARKEERLNSARDALGSVAAAQYRAGGLDPAVQLALSDDPDRYLENAEFVERAGSRQNAAVAGVRKQLREIEQLRGAAHIELTSLKSRRAELKQHKKTITGKLGSARQLLSRLGPQERSLPGASQDRASRSTGARDTLAAPGSALSQATDSRAAAAVSYAYQKLGSPYVWGATGPNAFDCSGLVQAAYRAAGVSLPRTTYSQIAAGRRVSRSELLPGDLVFFYAGISHVGIYVGNGRMIHAPNPSAPVRVAPLDEMPYAGATRVV, from the coding sequence GTGGCAGCGCACCGCAAGCCCCGACAGCGCTCGATGGGTGGCGGCAAGGCCCGTACGGCCGTGACGATCGCCCTCGCGGGCGCGGCGACGGCGACGGGTCTCGACGGAACCGGACACGCCGAACCACAGCTCACCCCCGGCCAGGTCAAGGCCAAGGTGGACAAGCTGTACCAGGAGGCGGAGGTCGCCACCGAGAAGTACAACGGCGCGAAGGAGAAGGCCGAAGCGGCCGGGCAGCGGCTGAAAAGCCTCCAGGACCAAGCGGCTCGCAAGGAGGAACGGCTCAACTCCGCCCGCGATGCGCTGGGTTCGGTCGCCGCCGCGCAGTACCGCGCCGGCGGCCTCGACCCCGCGGTACAGCTCGCCCTCTCCGACGATCCCGACCGGTACCTGGAGAACGCCGAGTTCGTCGAGCGGGCCGGCAGTCGGCAGAACGCCGCCGTCGCCGGTGTACGCAAGCAGCTCCGGGAGATCGAGCAGCTGCGCGGGGCCGCCCACATCGAGCTGACGTCCCTGAAGTCACGCCGGGCGGAGTTGAAGCAGCACAAGAAGACGATCACCGGCAAGCTCGGCTCGGCACGGCAGCTGCTGTCCCGGCTCGGCCCGCAGGAACGTTCCCTGCCCGGCGCGTCGCAGGACCGCGCCTCGCGCTCGACGGGCGCACGGGACACCCTCGCGGCCCCCGGCTCCGCCTTGTCCCAGGCGACCGACTCCCGCGCGGCCGCCGCCGTCTCCTACGCCTACCAGAAGCTCGGCAGCCCCTACGTCTGGGGCGCCACCGGCCCGAACGCCTTCGACTGCTCGGGCCTCGTCCAGGCCGCGTACCGCGCCGCCGGCGTCTCCCTGCCCCGCACGACGTACTCCCAGATCGCCGCGGGCCGCCGCGTCTCCCGCTCCGAACTGCTCCCGGGTGACCTCGTCTTCTTCTACGCCGGCATCAGCCATGTCGGCATCTACGTGGGCAACGGCCGCATGATCCACGCCCCGAACCCCTCGGCGCCGGTACGCGTCGCCCCGCTCGACGAGATGCCGTACGCGGGAGCGACGCGGGTGGTGTGA